A single region of the Salvia miltiorrhiza cultivar Shanhuang (shh) chromosome 8, IMPLAD_Smil_shh, whole genome shotgun sequence genome encodes:
- the LOC130998007 gene encoding uncharacterized protein LOC130998007 produces MSSTESDYDGEEAQRESRRSTSRRSEQYPMPNPPPRHAWLRPCMQGYAAHINHYIKDKTLKEVETCLTHYGCLEQFKKGLFGHLLQLKRQDSANAALHHLLARELYDQAFGPWEKWFHIGGHDIRFGAMEYCLVTGLCFGPSPQHFDPNVDHRVGKQSLWHRVFKGKKLEVKDLRKRFVNRSMGNIAEDYLRVGNILVAYDLVFCRDYKHVHEWVWALVEDYQKLIDFPWGSYSFQILCHGMSVLKKHPSEITGIRRTYHFYGPIWALQIWSYEAIPRLGRACGARDSSFQMPRLVNWTTWKSASDFAHFFDVDEGECHQTLEPVEEEHDSWYLQTLRLPDPFSVRFHPGGKYAGLTEPLVPEPPPPVRPPPVQRSSSRADRAREKQPVPVPRSSSRAERAREKQPVHVERHRQTYVDPIGSPSKRPRPQEFDDSVPRADPDADYWRRRDEDLIARVTESVTREQIRTVIPEVRRAIVDDDSEHGLVAKITRKVVAAVKDIFGGRSSSRKHRSSSSHASRHRHESEELDQPIPSHRRSTSHIPSPGHRGHEDPPHVSHRHSVGDLDRQHRGHSRSQHGDDPPHASQRRSASRHSEREASMRRSASHRGERQTSLRRSASRHSERSARQRSPVTPMHGEGDDDVQFSWTTDEEEAQDVGRPRRPIKPSALLQSPYVTDGPLDTPTAKKVAFRRFREMGDDACVAVVETGYIMTQGFFGRILDRRAEFDAEIIDLWILKQNRRIRVNQEYIVHRARTQLQPGISRVRTPVAATILYDTLYREYGMLHPDDPQGNHPQLRDAYTHWNVPYNLITMFQGTDADHTWHWLEANEILTICNVNASHWCTVVISIERWEVQVYDSLSHVEGITQRRQASMRCITRLMPRLLHTVGYWDNNPNRFVHAADAEMAFVMMPHNQQFVQQDSISCGVYACAYLDRLICGKPKRERMRTNRDVEKYRYMVAVRIWELCTPIPAALI; encoded by the exons ATGAGTTCAACGGAATCAGATTACGATGGGGAAGAGGCACAACGAGAAAGTCGCCGGAGTACATCAAGGAGGAGCGAACAATACCCGATGCCGAATCCG CCTCCGAGGCATGCTTGGTTACGTCCGTGCATGCAAGGTTATGCCGCACATATCAATCACTACATCAAGGACAAGACACTGAAGGAAGTGGAGACATGTCTGACGCATTACGGGTGTCTTGAACAATTTAAGAAAGGTCTGTTTGGGCATTTACTTCAGTTGAAGAGGCAGGATAGTGCGAATGCCGCACTGCACCATCTTCTTGCACGGGAGTTGTATGACCAAGCATTCGGACCGTGGGAGAAGTGGTTCCACATTGGTGGACACGACATTCGATTCGGTGCTATGGAGTATTGTCTGGTGACGGGGTTGTGCTTCGGGCCATCCCCGCAGCATTTTGATCCTAATGTGGATCACCGTGTTGGGAAGCAGAGTCTATGGCACCGAGTTTTTAAAGGCAAGAAGTTGGAAGTGAAGGATCTGCGAAAGCGGTTCGTTAACCGCAGTATGGGCAATATTGCCGAGGATTATTTGAGGGTGGGCAATATTCTCGTGGCGTATGATCTCGTCTTTTGTCGGGATTATAAACACGTGCACGAGTGGGTGTGGGCACTGGTAGAGGACTATCAGAAATTGATCGACTTCCCGTGGGGCTCTTACTCATTCCAGATTTTGTGCCATGGGATGAGTGTGTTGAAGAAGCATCCCTCGGAGATTACAGGTATTAGGAGGACGTACCACTTCTATGGGCCCATATGGGCATTACAGATTTGGTCGTACGAGGCCATTCCGAGGTTGGGCCGCGCGTGTGGGGCTCGTGACTCGAGCTTCCAGATGCCACGATTGGTCAACTGGACGACTTGGAAGTCGGCTTCTGACTTCGCCCACTTTTTTGATGTTGATGAg GGCGAGTGTCACCAGACACTCGAACCGGTCGAGGAGGAGCATGATTCATGGTATTTGCAGACTCTGAGGCTTCCCGACCCTTTTTCTGTACGATTCCATCCTGGAGGGAAATATGCCGGCTTGACAGAGCCACTTGTACCGGAACCGCCTCCTCCTGTTAGGCCTCCTCCTGTGCAGAGGAGTAGCTCACGAGCAGATAGGGCTCGTGAGAAGCAGCCTGTCCCTGTCCCGAGGAGTAGCTCACGAGCAGAGAGGGCTCGTGAGAAGCAGCCTGTCCATGTTGAGCGGCATAGACAGACGTATGTTGATCCGATTGGTAGCCCATCGAAGCGGCCCAGGCCGCAGGAGTTCGATGATTCAGTGCCTCGAGCAGATCCAGATGCTGATTATTGGAGGCGACGTGATGAGGATTTGATTGCCCGTGTCACTGAGAGCGTGACACGGGAGCAAATCCGGACCGTGATCCCTGAGGTGCGGCGGGCGATTGTAGACGACGACTCCGAGCATGGACTGGTTGCCAAAATTACACGGAAGGTCGTGGCCGCTGTGAAGGATATATTCGGTGGGCGATCTTCTTCGAGAAAGCATAGATCATCATCCAGCCATGCCAGTCGTCATAGACACGAGAGTGAGGAGTTGGACCAGCCGATACCCAGTCACAGACGGTCTACATCTCACATTCCTAGTCCTGGGCATCGGGGTCATGAGGATCCGCCTCATGTGAGCCATAGGCACTCAGTTGGAGACCTGGATCGGCAGCATCGGGGTCACAGTCGATCACAGCATGGAGATGATCCACCCCATGCGAGTCAGCGGCGATCTGCCTCACGTCACAGTGAGAGGGAGGCATCTATGAGGCGATCAGCCTCACATCGTGGTGAGAGGCAGACATCTTTGAGGCGATCTGCCTCACGTCACAGTGAGAGGTCAGCTCGTCAGCGGAGTCCAGTGACGCCTATGCATGGAGAGGGAGATGACGATGTCCAGTTCAGCTGGACTACTGACGAGGAAGAGGCCCAGGATGTAGGGCGGCCACGACGCCCGATTAAGCCGTCTGCTCTTCTACAGAGTCCGTATGTGACCGATGGCCCACTTGACACTCCTACGGCAAAGAAGGTTGCTTTCCGCAGATTTAGAGAGATGGGCGACGATGCATGTGTTGCTGTAGTGGAGACTGGATATATCATGACCCAGGGCTTTTTTGGGCGTATTTTGGATCGTCGGGCTGAGTTCGATGCTGAG ATTATAGACCTCTGGATTTTGAAGCAAAATCGAAGGATCAGAGTCAACCAGGAATATATAGTGCATCGGGCTCGGACTCAACTCCAGCCGGGTATTAGTCGAGTTAGAACTCCAGTGGCTGCAACCATTTTATAT GATACCCTATACAGAGAGTATGGTATGCTGCATCCAGATGATCCCCAGGGGAATCATCCACAACTGCGAGATGCATACACACATTGGAATGTGCCCTACAATCTCATCACAATGTTCCAGGGCACTGATGCAGATCATACGTGGCATTGGTTGGAGGCTAATGAG ATTCTTACTATTTGCAATGTCAACGCGAGTCATTGGTGCACTGTGGTCATTTCTATCGAACGATGGGAGGTTCAAGTGTATGATTCTCTGTCACATGTTGAAGGGATCACACAACGTCGACAAGCTTCAATGAGGTGCATAACTCGTTTGATGCCTAGATTGTTGCACACTGTGGGGTATTGGGATAACAATCCCAACAGGTTTGTCCATGCTGCTGATGCAGAGATGGCGTTTGTGATGATGCCCCACAACCAGCAATTTGTGCAACAGGACAGCATTAGTTGTGGTGTGTATGCATGTGCTTACTTAGATCGTCTGATATGTGGAAAACCGAAACGGGAACGGATGAGAACCAATAGGGATGTAGAAAAATATCGCTACATGGTAGCTGTTAGGATATGGGAATTGTGTACCCCAATTCCCGCTGCTTTGATTTGA
- the LOC131000611 gene encoding uncharacterized protein LOC131000611 — protein sequence MFSIEDDHAFYIVDLENRTCSCAQFDLDDIPCRHACAAIRRAGLQVTDFVGGYFKQSVLLATFMERIVPVPHPTYWNVPDEISAYVVKPPDITVHAGRPKLSRARSAVEGPPNSGPPNSGTPNSRPQVCSRCKGGGHNARRCKAQVGPLDLNVPVEGVEQPPDARRRRKKKCGICRSGTHTRNACPQNVGS from the exons ATGTTTAGTATTGAGGATGATCATGCATTCTACATTGTCGATCTCGAGAATCGGACTTGTAGTTGTGCTCAGTTCGACCTGGATGACATTCCGTGTCGTCATGCTTGTGCCGCTATTAG GCGTGCAGGACTGCAAGTCACGGATTTTGTTGGAGGATATTTCAAACAATCCGTGCTGTTGGCCACATTTATGGAGCGTATTGTTCCCGTTCCACATCCTACGTATTGGAATGTGCCCGATGAGATATCAGCCTATGTTGTGAAACCCCCGGATATCACGGTCCATGCGGGACGCCCGAAGTTGAGTAGGGCTCGTTCAGCAGTTGAGGGTCCTCCTAATTCGGGTCCTCCTAATTCGGGTACTCCTAATTCTCGACCTCAAGTATGCTCACGTTGCAAGGGTGGAGGTCACAATGCCCGGAGATGCAAAGCGCAAGTGGGACCATTGGACTTGAACGTGCCGGTGGAAGGTGTCGAGCAACCACCCGATGCACGAAGGCGGCGAAAGAAGAAATGCGGCATTTGTAGGAGTGGAACACACACTAGGAATGCATGTCCTCAAAATGTTGGGTCGTGA
- the LOC130998008 gene encoding uncharacterized protein LOC130998008 produces MSFQAIVIRHSGQWKLTEYEGGDEVVVYMSNEDLCHAKLMQEVHDQLNEDGRSTYMLFYTSTTDEGRKIKVALKTDSDLNRLISEHKKYPVVYVIEKGKQSAAPVPQTQERVYYEGHRSTMFPIETDIGRSIPTHDDSRDDSSSQEEEDESESSDEEEEAIRRREILDSVSTEQEAWRQTGPQNFTSDDQPDVEPRVGVQQLEARDWGIPVLDFDDAPALGWEDSNVLESGILSVGALFRSKDDLAIAVGLYHMENHVEYAVHRSSTTRLWFVCKHGNGCPFMLRAVQSASIWRVIKVVMDHTCHTDLNRTAPRQIPARVVGRYFARKLVGEGVVLKPKEMISEMQRLFGIEINYSFALRARNIAIEMTYGDFGNSYQMLPSYLYMLRMSNPGTLYDLEMKDDGKFHHMFVALGQSVAAFEKGYLRPVIVVDGTHLKGRNGGILFVAVTKDGNEAIFPLAVGLGPIENDESWTWFFHRLRTCFGQPDDLLIVSDQHKSIRNAVECVYPNVPHGLCYYHIQKNLAHYGQHVAAVFKAAAYSYRSDDFQRYFSALQLLKVNAHKRLDTIGVERWARSKCPVRRTSFMTSNAAETMNSRLLWARRLPVASLIKTYRAIMEKWFDRRRI; encoded by the coding sequence ATGTCGTTTCAAGCAATCGTTATACGGCACAGTGGTCAGTGGAAATTAACCGAGTATGAAGGAGGCGATGAGGTTGTCGTGTACATGTCTAATGAAGACCTTTGTCATGCGAAGTTGATGCAAGAGGTGCACGATCAATTAAACGAGGATGGTCGATCCACTTATATGCTTTTCTACACATCGACCACGGACGAAGGGCGAAAAATAAAAGTGGCTTTGAAGACTGATTCGGATTTGAACCGGCTGATTTCCGAGCATAAGAAATATCCCGTTGTTTACGTGATCGAGAAGGGCAAACAATCTGCGGCTCCGGTTCCTCAGACTCAAGAGCGGGTATATTATGAGGGACATCGGTCTACTATGTTTCCTATTGAGACGGACATTGGAAGAAGTATCCCTACACACGATGATAGTAGGGACGATTCATCGTCgcaggaggaggaagacgagtccgagtcttcggatgaggaagaagaggcgATACGACGCAGAGAGATATTGGATTCAGTGTCGACTGAACAGGAAGCGTGGAGACAGACAGGGCCTCAGAATTTCACATCGGATGATCAGCCCGATGTCGAGCCTCGTGTTGGAGTTCAGCAGCTTGAGGCACGTGATTGGGGGATTCCAGTCCTCGATTTTGACGATGCGCCGGCATTAGGTTGGGAGGATTCTAACGTATTGGAGAGCGGGATATTATCAGTGGGGGCTCTATTCCGGTCGAAGGATGATTTGGCAATCGCTGTTGGCCTGTACCATATGGAGAATCACGTGGAGTACGCCGTGCATCGTTCCAGTACGACCCGTTTGTGGTTTGTTTGCAAGCATGGCAACGGTTGTCCGTTCATGCTGCGAGCCGTTCAGAGTGCATCGATCTGGAGAGTGATCAAGGTGGTGATGGATCATACCTGCCACACGGATTTGAATCGCACTGCCCCGAGACAGATTCCGGCGAGGGTTGTTGGAAGATATTTTGCACGGAAATTGGTAGGCGAGGGGGTCGTTTTGAAGCCGAAGGAGATGATTTCAGAGATGCAGCGCTTATTCGGTATTGAGATCAATTACAGCTTCGCTCTCCGTGCAAGAAACATCGCGATTGAGATGACGTATGGTGATTTTGGGAACTCGTATCAGATGCTTCCATCGTATTTGTATATGCTGAGAATGAGTAATCCCGGCACATTATACGACCTTGAGATGAAGGACGATGGCAAGTTTCATCATATGTTTGTTGCACTTGGACAGAGCGTGGCTGCCTTTGAGAAGGGTTACTTGAGGCCGGTCATCGTCGTAGACGGGACCCATCTGAAGGGAAGGAACGGCGGCATTTTGTTCGTCGCTGTTACAAAGGATGGGAACGAAGCAATATTTCCTCTCGCAGTTGGGCTTGGTCCTATCGAGAATGACGAGTCTTGGACTTGGTTCTTCCACCGACTGCGGACTTGCTTTGGTCAGCCGGATGATCTCTTGATTGTGTCTGATCAGCACAAGAGCATCAGAAATGCTGTGGAGTGTGTCTACCCGAACGTCCCTCACGGGTTGTGCTATTACCATATCCAGAAGAATCTCGCGCATTATGGGCAGCATGTAGCTGCAGTCTTCAAAGCAGCGGCATATTCCTATCGatcagacgactttcaaaggtATTTTTCTGCGCTTCAATTACTGAAAGTCAACGCGCACAAACGCCTCGACACCATTGGTGTGGAGAGATGGGCCAGGTCCAAGTGCCCTGTACGACGCACGAGCTTCATGACGTCGAATGCTGCCGAGACGATGAACAGTAGACTGTTATGGGCACGACGCCTCCCGGTTGCTTCATTGATCAAGACCTATCGAGCCATTATGGAGAAATGGTTCGATAGGCGACGCATATAG